A genomic stretch from Hemibagrus wyckioides isolate EC202008001 linkage group LG20, SWU_Hwy_1.0, whole genome shotgun sequence includes:
- the LOC131342016 gene encoding protein kinase C epsilon type-like, which yields MQSGERSLLEQFAHKEWAKIPVHRYRSLMESAGELNRAWCDQVQSPDSISSQSEVAQLYDEPPTTASDDDQNESCRVNKASQPLEEAEKTLSLNECNSEESREDEELQPERKSLEDLNFLSVLGKGTYGKVILSELKGTDEVYALKFMKKDMIWEYENISCTFMERRILALASEHPYLTHLYCSFQTSDSLCFAMEFVNGGDLAFHISCSCGFDEPRTRFYAAEIACALMFLHRNRIIHRDLKPGNILLDADGHCKLADFGLCAEGILDGKTANTFCGTPNYMAPEVLQYWEYDTSVDWWALGVIMYEMMTGYAPFHDHNEEKMFESIISAEPEYPSNLSRNAVSILKAFLRKKPMDRLGCVVSEGKENAIKAHPFFSNINWSWLEQRKITPPFQPQITSKRDVNNFDGRFTREEPKLSHGNLSFFIQSIQEEFDGFSFINTKY from the exons atgcagtctggagaACGCAGCCTCCTGGAGCAGTTTGCTCACaaggagtgggccaaaataccTGTCCACAGGTACAGAAGTCTCATGGAGAG tgctggtgagctgaacagagcCTGGTGTGATCAGGTGCAGTCTCCAGACTCCATCAGCTCccagtctgag gtcgcTCAGCTGTACGATGAGCCGCCGACCACTGCATCTGATGATGACCAGAACGAAAGCTGTAGGGTCAACAAAGCGTCTCAGCCTCTGGAAGAAGCAGAAAAGACTTTGTCCCTGAATGAGTGTAAttcagaggagagcagagaggatgaggagctaCAGCCTGAGAGAAAGAGCCTGGAGGACTTAAACTTCCTCAGTGTGCTTGGAAAGGGTACATACGGGAAGGTGATTTTGTCCGAGCTCAAAGGCACTGATGAGGTGTATGCGCTGAAGTTTATGAAGAAGGACATGATCTGGGAATATGAAAACATCAGCTGCACCTTTATGGAGAGGCGGATCTTGGCTCTGGCCAGTGAACACCCCTACCTGACCCACCTCTACTGTAGCTTCCAGACCAGCGACTCACTGTGCTTCGCAATGGAATTTGTGAATGGCGGGGATCTTGCATTTCACATTTCCTGTTCATGTGGATTTGATGAACCCCGCACCAGATTTTATGCTGCTGAGATCGCCTGTGCCCTCATGTTCCTCCACCGCAACAGGATTATTCACAGAGATCTCAAACCCGGAAACATCCTCCTAGATGCCGATGGCCACTGCAAGCTGGCTGACTTCGGCTTGTGCGCAGAGGGAATACTAGACGGCAAGACTGCCAACACTTTTTGTGGCACACCCAACTACATGGCACCAGAGGTGTTACAGTATTGGGAATACGACACATCGGTGGATTGGTGGGCCCTAGGTGTGATCATGTACGAGATGATGACAGGCTACGCTCCGTTTCATGATCACAACGAGGAGAAGATGTTTGAGTCCATCATCAGTGCTGAACCGGAATATCCATCAAACCTCAGCAGGAATGCGGTCAGCATCCTCAAAGCGTTCCTGAGGAAGAAGCCCATGGATCGTCTCGGCTGTGTGGTGTCCGAGGGCAAGGAGAATGCCATCAAAGCTCACCCTTTCTTCAGTAATATCAACTGGTCATGGCTGGAACAGAGGAAGATCACTCCACCGTTTCAACCACAGATAACATCAAAGAGGGACGTCAATAATTTTGATGGCAGATTCACCCGTGAGGAGCCCAAGCTTTCTCATGGGAATCTCTCCTTCTTCATCCAGTCCATCCAAGAGGAGTTTGATGGTTTCTCATTTATTAACACTAAATATTAA
- the LOC131342017 gene encoding protein kinase C epsilon type-like — MKKMTMMKKLSFKMLVPSLSTNFHNITDNEKNKVKRGVADEVQAISLKSVQILEKSSEDAAPQPLEEAEKTLSLNECNSEESREDEELQPERKSLEDFNFLSVLGKGTYGKVILSELKGTDEVYALKFMKKETIWEYENISCTFMERRILALASEHPYLTHLYCSFQTSDSLCFAMEFVNGGDLAFHISCSCGFDEPRTRFYAAEIACALMFLHRNGIIHRDLKPGNILLDADGHCKLADFGLCAEGILDGKTANTFCGTPNYMAPEVLQYWEYDTSVDWWALGVIMYEMMTGYAPFHDHNEEKMFESIISAEPEYPSNLSRNAVSILKAFLRKKPMDRLGCVVSEGKENAIIVHPFFSEINWSWLKQRNNFDGRFTCEEPKLSHGNLSFFIQSIQEEFDGFSFINTKY; from the exons ATGAAGAAGATGACTATGATGAAGAAGCTGAGCTTCAAGATGTTGGTGCCATCCTTGAGTACCAACTTCCACAACATCACAGAT AATGAGAAAAACAAAGTGAAGCGAGGAGTAGCTGATGAAGTGCAGGCCATCTCCCTGAAAAG TGTACAGATATTAGAAAAGAGCAGTGAAGATGCAGCACCTCAGCCTCTGGAAGAAGCAGAAAAGACTTTGTCCCTGAATGAGTGTAAttcagaggagagcagagaggatgaggagctaCAGCCTGAGAGAAAGAGCCTGGAGGACTTCAACTTCCTCAGTGTGCTTGGAAAGGGTACATACGGGAAGGTGATTTTGTCCGAGCTCAAAGGCACTGATGAGGTGTATGCGCTGAAGTTTATGAAGAAGGAAACGATTTGGGAATATGAAAACATCAGCTGCACCTTCATGGAGAGGCGGATCTTGGCTCTGGCCAGTGAACACCCCTACCTGACCCACCTCTACTGTAGCTTCCAGACCAGCGACTCACTGTGCTTCGCAATGGAATTTGTGAATGGCGGGGATCTTGCATTTCACATTTCCTGTTCATGTGGATTTGATGAACCCCGCACCAGATTTTATGCTGCTGAGATCGCCTGTGCCCTCATGTTCCTCCACCGCAACGGGATTATTCACAGAGATCTCAAACCCGGAAACATCCTCCTAGATGCCGATGGCCACTGCAAGCTGGCTGACTTCGGCTTGTGCGCAGAGGGAATACTAGACGGCAAGACTGCCAACACTTTTTGTGGCACACCCAACTACATGGCACCAGAGGTGTTACAGTATTGGGAATACGACACATCGGTGGATTGGTGGGCCCTAGGTGTGATCATGTACGAGATGATGACAGGCTACGCTCCGTTTCATGATCACAACGAGGAGAAGATGTTTGAGTCCATCATCAGTGCTGAACCGGAATATCCATCAAACCTCAGCAGGAATGCGGTCAGCATCCTCAAAGCGTTCCTGAGGAAGAAGCCCATGGATCGTCTCGGCTGTGTGGTGTCCGAGGGCAAGGAGAATGCTATCATAGTTCACCCTTTCTTCAGTGAGATCAACTGGTCATGGCTGAAACAGAGGAATAATTTTGATGGCAGattcacctgtgaggagcccaagCTTTCTCATGGGAATCTCTCCTTCTTCATCCAGTCCATCCAAGAGGAGTTTGATGGCTTCTCATTTATTAACACTAAATATTAA